The following is a genomic window from Vitis vinifera cultivar Pinot Noir 40024 chromosome 6, ASM3070453v1.
attttagtattgaatagaaaaaggaatTATAATTCTGAAACCGTAATACCTTAAAGGGGAATATTGTCCCCTCAAGTGGACGAGGAATATGTAGACAGCCATTGGGCACTTCATAAAGCATGCTTCTGCAACATGGTGAGGCAAATTGAGATACAACCTCAAAAGGGCAAACATAGGCGCCTAATTTAAGCTCAAGGTCACTCAATAGACTTACATGACATCATCTTCTTGAATGTTTTCCAAATTCTTATCAAGGCAAGTGGAGTTCATCATATTCAAGCCATTATTATCAAAGCATATATAACCGTTTATTCCCAAACTGAAAATGtgtgaaaacaaaaattttgaatgatTAGTTGGTTCAACAAATATCATATAAGAAATGTTATCCACTAGAACCGTAATGGCAATGAGACTACCAGAGGTATCAGAGCATATTGCCAGTATTGGTTCCTAAGTATTTTAAAGTGTGTTTagtagtgattctaaaaagtgtttttatcatttcttatacttgaaaaataaaaattttcaatttcctaaaatcactgaaCTCGGACCAGTAAACCTTTCAATACAAAACATGTATCACAACAATAACCAACCTGAAATTACTATCAATCTTGGCTGTTTTATTTGGTTTCCTGCAGGAAACCTGTTCCGTATAAAATAAGCGTAACTTGTCTGAGAATCTCAAGAACAACTGGTCAAAACTTCTTGCATTCCTAACTGCCTCTTGGTcctacaaataataataaattactagGTTCATAAGAAATCTATCTAGTAAATAAATAAGACCATAGGTATCGATAAAGAAGTGTTATACCTCAAGTTCCTTCTCTAGCTTCCTAGTCTCGGCTAGAAGTCGTGCTTCATCTATGAAAGGAAGCTTGCAGATACCCTTTAAGGAACAAATGAGTGATTGTGTTGCATATATCACAAAATTTTGAGATACGAGTTAATGACTCAATGTGGGAAAAAATATAGATGTAATTAGTTCTTCAAAAAGAGTGTTATAGAAATGAATTAGCAAACCTGCCATATAAATCGCTTTCCATCTGTGTCAACTTCAAAATCTAAATACAAAAGAATGAAACAAGCTAGTTAGTTTCCCACAAATATAACGGTCAAAGACTATTCATTCTATAAAGCAATCCTTACTagtattataaaaatcaatGATGTTGGAGTCCTCATCGATCATGAGTGGCTGATAGGCTTTGGGAAGAGCATGGGCACTAAACAAAATCATCTCTAACTAATTTCATTACAATATAACAAATTCTCAGAGAGCTACtgagaagaaatgaagaaatttaaaaaaaaattaaagagctCACCTGCTAGGAGGAAGAACACCCATGAGTTGATCAAACGGTTTAAATGGTGAACCTCTTTCAAACTTGCCTTTAACTCGGGAAAGACCCTTAAAATCAGATGCAAATGGACCATAATGGTATGGATAGAACCTGTAGTGATGTTTCAATTTTAACCTCCCTTCAGCAGAATAAATAGTAAAACTTTAAGTGTTGTTAAGTCATTCATCTTATTGAAATGTTTTACCAGGTCCAAGATGGAACTCCTGAGAAATAATATTGGAGAACCCATAATAGTCCTTCAGTGTACTTCTGAACCTATAACAACTCGAAAGAAATCAAACATATTAGAAGAGTAGGCCAATCTGATAAAGATGAAATCCTCTGCAACAAAAATTTAAAGCTCATATTTGTAGCATGTAAAACATACTAGTTCCTTCCTTGTGCTTTCAATCCCCTGAGAGGTGTCACAAGAACATTTTTCCTTGTAGTACCTTTCCTTCCACCCCGGATGACCCAATCTAACCTGCAGAAAAGtttaatagagaaaaaaaataaaatattaaccaTGCATaccttaaaatgaaaaaaaaaaatcgttagGGAATAACTCATACTCTGTCGATTCCAAGTGAACCACTTCTCCACAGATCTGATTTTGCTCGAATGTTTTCTTTCAAcctcttcttcatttctttggTATAGAATGTTGCTAGCTGCAAATTAGAGAAAGAtgataaatatcttaaataatgaaaaagagaACTGTGATTACAGTGGCATTAACGAGAAGTAAATCTAGCGACCGAGCAGAGGAGTGCTTAAGAAAGAGCAAAGCAAACATCTATGTTTATAACAGTTATTGTCAACTTCAAAATATTAACTTTACATACAGAAACctctatattttctttgatcTGTTTTTGTTATCAGTAATTGTTTAATGATATCCTGGAAAATCAATGCATCGATTAAATGCTGAAGAAAGGAGGCTGGTTAGTTCTATTCCAGATATATTGTGGTATCTGTACTGGGCTAAAAATTGAAACTTCACAAGAAAAGTGGAATGACCTACTTCAGACTTATCAGTAATTAAATATTCTGTCCCACTTGAAGTTCCAAGATTTTCTACTGAAGAAGATGATCTTGCTTTTCCACTGGGAGATGTACAACCCCTGTTTGTTGAACCAATCTCCAAATTGCAACTCTGGTCTTCTTCATTATTCTGGACAGTAATAACATTGTCATTATAGCTTAAATTAGAATACAATTTAGCCTTTTAATGCAGCAGTGGGAAGGACAAGAAGAGTTAGTAATGCATTAAATAAATCCTTTCATAGTAATGATAATCATCAATCAATACCGTAAAAATGTCTGAATTTTCACATAGAAGCCATCTGAGTTTGCTGTCTCGTAGTGCCATTCTTTTCTTAAATATCTTCTCCTCATAGGTACCAACAAGAAGGATGAACTTCTCAACCCGTTTTAGTTTgacaaaacttcctttcttttcttcaatcTGCTTTATTACAAAGTCACTGAAGAGGGCTGAGTTCTTCCTTTACAATTTTACAACtaagaagtaaaaaaatggatgttaatatttcttattaccCGTTCCATATCAACCATGTAGCCTCCTATATTCTTGAACTCTTTCTTGTACACGgtcatcaataaatcaatagCTCCCTACAAGAAGGAAAGCCCAGATCAGtaagttcaaattttttagCTTGCATTCATAGCATCTCTAAATCAATATTGTCTAGGACAGGCGGAATGAAAAACCtctgaagaatttgaagaaaaatatgaagaatttgaaaacaaaatatggaggaacacctcaattcattctgtgatacctcttttttttttacaatgaatgaaagcataaataaatagcctacggatatgagacaattccggaatggaatttcccttacatggaaagtgaataaactcttacatgggaagtgaataaactactcttacatggaaagtgaataaactaccttgctagaattactcctaaatatataaactactcttacatggaaagtgaataaactaccttgctagaattactcctaaatcaattataataaaggttgtacattacactaattagggaagtaaacagaggatgctggcttgatttccaacactccccctcaagccgcgttgtagatgttgatcattccaagtttttctgtcagatcttcgaagttaactcgagcaagagcttttgtgagaatgtcagccgtttgacagtttgtcggagtgtagctgactttgaaaactccttcttcaatcttttccttgataaagtgtcgatctatctccacgtgcttagttcgatcatgatgaaccggattcttagcgatactgatggcagcttgattgtcgcagtataacaccatgggatgcttcaatggaacccgtaattcttctaacagcctgttcaaccagattccctcgcagataccttgtgccatagcacgaaattctgcctcagcactgctacgggctaccactgactgtttcttgcttcgccatgtaaccaagttcccccagacaaatgaacaatagcctgaagttgatctccgatcagtcactgaacctgcccaatctgcatctgaaaaaatctcaatctctttatttgttgttctttgaaagaaaagaccctttcccggtgtcatcttgaggtatctcaatattctgatcacagcagtcatgtgtttttcggttggattattcatgaattgacttaccacactaacagagaagccgatgtctggccttgtatgagaaagatagatgagtttccccacaagacgttgatatcttcctttatcaactggcgcacttccatcactttcttccagtttgacagttgtatccataggtgtttctgccggcttgcatcctagcattcctgtttcattcaataagtccagaacgtatttgcgttgtgagactgctatacctttctttgacctagcaatctccattccgagaaagtacttgaggtttccaagatccttgatctcaaattcctttgtcagtaattttttaagtaagtcaattttctcttcatgatcacctgtcaaaattatgtcatccacatatacaatgataattgccagtttcccttctgggaagtgtttcacaaataatgtgtgatcggattgacattgaacgaatccgtaccctttcactaccttagtgaaccgttcaaaccaggccctgggagattgtttgagaccatacaaggattttcggagtttgcaaaccttgttgaaatttgatgtcgtctcaagtccagcaggaatgtccatgtaaacttcttcctctaagtcaccattgaggaaggcattcttcacatcaagttggtgaagcgaccaatcgagattagctgccaaggataaaagtacacgaacagtattgagcttggcaactggagcaaaagtttcttgatagtcaatgccataagattgggtgaatcctttggcaaccaaccgagccttatacctgtccacattaccatctgccttgtactttactgtgaaaatccacttacacccaactggtttcttacctcttgggaggtcagtaatttcccacgtaccattcttttccagcGCCCGAACTTCCTCATCGACTGTCGTCTTCCACTTAGGATACTTGAAAGCTTCCTGAATATTCTGAGGAACTTGTATCTCTGTGATGCTAGAAGTGAATGCACGAAACGTAGGTGATAGtttatcataagaaataaaatttccaatgggatgctgagtgcatgatctaactcctttcctccaagctatgggcatattaagaatatcattttctaactcggaatcaacagtaccatcaggagcgttgttacctggaagtttgcttggattaggacccggttctacctcatgggtttgttgagaaagtGCTCTTTCTTCCGTTTCCTCTTGGATGTGCTCCTTATCCCACAAGTCAACAATGGACTCGGGTTGATTAAATGACTCTGGAGGAATGTGATTTTCAGTGGTGATGGGTGActcactgaatgactcaagatcccaaaattgatattcctgagttgaattctccccttgaatatcgtttttgggatagtaaggctgggtttcaaaaaaggtgacatccattgaattgtagaattttcttgtgaccggagagtaacacttataccctttttgatttgaagaatacccaagaaagatgcacttgagtgacctaggatcaagtttacttctatgttgttgattgatatgaacaaagacagagcacccgaaaattttgggtgggacggtggagatgagacgagtagtcggaaaggattttaggagtgtttgacaaggtgtttggaattttagtacCCTAGACGGCATCCTATTGATGAGGTAAGCTGTCGTAAGGACAGCTTGCCCCcagaataattttggaacattcatggagaacattagtgatctagccacctctaacaaatgcctatttttcctttcagcgattccgttttgttgtggggtatcaacacatgaacttaagtgaactatcccttcttgtgctagaaattctcctagaatggagttgaaataatccctagcattatcagactttagaatttgtatttttgactggaattgggtctgaatcatatttttaaaatttttgaaaatttgactcgtttcagatttttctttcatgaggaatacccaagttaatctagtgtgatcatctatgaatgagacaaaccacctagtaccagttacattttttattcttgacggaccctagatatcgctatgaatcattgagaatggcctagactctttatagggttgaatgggaaaatgagaccggacttgctttgataattgacagatttcacactcaaaggattttggatttttattaaataatgaaggaaataaatgcttgagatacataacatttggatgacctaagcgatagtgccacaacctaattgcactatcgttattttgacatgaaaccaaaaaagaattactaccaactgtcatttgaggttgttcttgtggatcgtggcgctccttaaggatgtagagtccagagcattcctcagcattgccaatcgtcttccccgaatccaaatcctgaaattcacagtgagtggaggaaaaattagtaatacacctcttttccttagtgagtttactaattgacaatagattacagtccaagttaggaacaaggagaacagagttgagagtaagatcccttgatagcacaactgaacctgttccggcaacctttgatagtgaaccatctgctattcggactgttaaattatttggacatgagctatatgtatcaaaaattgtcgcatctcccgtcatatgatcagatgctcctgagtccactatccaaggttttttacgtttcttaccagcagtgaaggcactcaaaaaattacctttgtgagccaaggttccggaaccaatgacctggttggaagatgagccagtttgtgactgtactgacaaaagaggagacagtagtttctgaagcatctccattaaagatgaagacgatgagacaggattaaacctgctctgataccatgaagaatttgaagaaaaatatgaagaatttgaaaacaaaatatggaggaacacctcaattcattctgtgatacctcttttttttttacaatgaatgaaagcataaataaatagcctacggatatgagacaatttcggaatggaatttcccttacatggaaagtgaataaactcttacatgggaagtgaataaactactcttacatggaaagtgaataaactaccttgctagaattactcctaaatatataaactacttttacatggaaagtgaataaactaccttgctagaattactcttaaatcaattataataaaggctgtacattacattaattagggaagtaaacagaggatgctggcttgatttccaacatcCTAAAAAAAAGCATAGGAAGATAAAATCATCAACTATGCGCtcgaaattgatctccttcaatTTCTCTGGAGGATCAGAGATCTTCATGTCCAACTCCAAATATTCTCTCAGGATCCAGACATGGAGAAACTGTAAATGTAAAAGAGAAATGGAAATGAATCAGTGACCATAGAATAGTAGTATTCTGAGTCATATAAGCTATATACATTTCTGAACTCATGATACCTGGTAAGGCATTTTAATGGAAGATTTACTTTCCAGGTTTTTGATGAAAGAATTAGTTTTGTCAACTGTGAGAACTTGTTTAAACCACCCTCTTGACTTTACCAAACTTGAATTGGCTTTTGGAGGGCTGGTTTTGGTTTCTACTGCCGATTCACAGCTACCTCTCTGCTCCAATGTGAGCACATCCTACAGAGGAACAGTCACAAAAGTCAGTTTAAATTACAGTACCTATTAAATCAGAAACTAAACAACTTAAGGATGTGGGACAAAGTTAGAGAAAATTGGAATAGCTAATCATCTGCCACATTATGAAGGAAGAGATACCCCATACAAAGTAAAAGGGATTAGGATGTATTGATAAATATGTTTACCTCTCtcaatattgaaaaatgaaCTTCATGTGTTGCCAAAGCTAACATTATCAGATCAGCGTCCTGCACACAAATGTTcattattattcataaattataacttataagagacaagaaaaataattaagctTACGACAATGGATATCAGACATCTTAAATTCCATTACAGAGAAATTCTTATACCAGACCATATAGGCAGTGAAGGGTATTTGGATTATAATCAGGAAGACTGCGCTGTAAGCGTATAAATGACATTATCTTATGCTCCCCTTCCCCCGGGACGTTAGAATCAGAGAGAATTACCTATAACATAGTAATTGTAATGATAGAAATGGCTTAATTAAAAAGACAAAGAACCCGAAAATGAGATAGGGATAGGGATTGAGATAGGTATTAAACCTTTAAATCTTTCCAGCCAGCTTCATGCTTCATTCGTGAACAAATGTATTGTTGAAGTGCCTTTGACACCTCATGCATAAATACAGTTCCTGGGGTGATGATGTTGGGGTCTGAAACTTGAGATTCCTGCTTTGGAACAAGTGGTTTACCTTCCATTTCAAATTGCCTTCTCAGCCTCTGCTCCTCAGCTTCCTGCGCAGTACAAAATCACAATAACTCCTATATGTATACcagagaaaccaaatgaattaTAAACTGTTGTACACAatttaaagaaaagaagaagaagaagaagaagaaccccACGGCAATTTCATTGTCTTTTGCCGTCTGAAAACGTCTGCGTCGTTGTTGATTCATTTTAGCGCGTGGTGCAACCCCATCTATAAAAGTTATTTAAGCTTATAAGTagacataaaataaaagcaCTTAGCTCGCTGGTTTGCtctagaattttggaaaataaaatatcaagtcAAGCTGATGGCAGCCATGCATGAACACAAAAATCTTACCAATGGCCATATATAATAGCTTGCGTGGTCTTACGATGCTGAAAATCCTATCGATGTATTCATACATGTTGTTGAACACTTCTTCAAATGTTGTTGGAGGGAAAATCTGAATCAGTAAAacaatgaaataaagaaaagagaACTATACAAAGTTTTGTTTAGAAGAACCATTACAGAAGAAAATGTAATTCTACAAAAGATAACCAAGTCATTTTATATCCACTAAAGCCCAAATAAAGGAGAGAATAATTTGTAAAAGAGCAAACAAAAGTTAGAGGAAAACGATGATTGAAATAAGGGGATGAACAGACTTGATCCTCGGGATGAAAACAAGGGTGGATGATCCCATTCATATCAAGATAGAGGTTATCAAACTCTATGCCATTTGGGTTTGCTGAGCTTGACTCCCTTTCATCTTCTACAGCTCTCACAACGATCTCCGGATACTTGTTCACCAACCATCTGTAAAATGATGGTACACCCATCGCTCTCTCTACCTCCAAGTGGGTTTGTGAAGCTTTTTACAGACTACGGTTATTGTGGAACACGACtccaaaagatatatatagTAGATCATGAAGTTTATGGCAATTCAGGGAACACCAAAGGGTCAACAAAAAAGCTACACAAATTCCAATAAACTTAGCGCATGCAAGAGGCGATTGGAGAGGTTTTTTGGAGGTTGAAATGATCATTGTCGGTTGGCTTTTGGAAGTCCTCTTggcttttcaataaaaataaaaatggtaggTAGTATTTAATTGTCAACAGCTTATTTTCACGTTTTTTTTACTATTGTCGCTGCAATTAAATATGCACaaggtttgtttttttattaatatcccAAAATTATTAAGTTGAAAGGTATTATTAAATGCtttcgtttttatttttttatttaaaaaaaatggtaatataaACTATATATAAATCTATAACTATAGATGGATCTAGTGCATTGTCTCCCATAAAATAAAGAGTTACATGTTGCTTCCCTCAAGCCGTTTGGTGGCTCCACCACTATATACTCTATATAAAAGAGCAAAAGTATTtgattacctttttttttttttctaaaatagctTCATCATCTTAATTATATGCATTTGAGTCCTTCCAAACAACTTAAATAATGtttatctttaagaaaaattattacaatTTAATAAggtaattttaatataaattttttttaatattattataaaaaaatagattattaatgtttttttttcatttctaaatatGCAAACCTATCAAAcaacttaaaattttgatttagataatgctccttaaaaaaaattatcatactttaattaaaaataataatattttataactaatctatttatttagtaaattcttatttatttagtcatatttatttaattatcataatatATTTATTCCTAATTactctttaaaaaattatcataatttaattaaaattatttgattcttgttgtaaaataaggataaatgTAATGCAAATAAAGTAGtagaaataaattatatattactttgataataatatataatagggaaaaagaaatcacaaaagagaattgagaaagttgATAGAATGAAAGATAGAGAGAATAAGAGAAAGTAAGaaatttctttttggttttgggATACATATTACCGGGGATGGGACTTTTATAGGCTTTCTAAATGACTTCTATTAATATtctcattaatgaatattaatggaactcataaataacattaatgctTTTCATTAGTGAGactcataaataacattaatgattttcattaatgagtattaatggaagtcataaataatacttaattaacatttattataataaatgtggTGACATTCATTATTTCAgttataacactccccctttGATGTCCACCATATtgaagaatatgcctcattaaaaccttgctagtaaaaaatcctatgggaaaaacctagtgaaagaaaaagattacaatattcttataattctttAAGTTGCTCTTGGTATGTTAGGACTGCCTTGTTAAAAACCTTACTAGTAAAACCCAGTAAGACAAAACCtggatgaaggaaaaaagagtacaatacactaacacccttttacaagcatactccctCTCATGTCTATGTCTttgagttgacgcattccaatcttgtgtattaacttcttgaacaTTGACGTTGACAATGCTTTTATGAATAAATCTgttagattatcacttgagcgtatttgttACACATCAATTTCACTACTCTTCtagagttcatgtgtataaaagaattttggtaaaacatgtttagttctatctcctttaatataaccccctgttatttgtgcaatacatgcaacattatcttcaaataatat
Proteins encoded in this region:
- the LOC100253568 gene encoding 5'-3' exoribonuclease 3, which gives rise to MGVPSFYRWLVNKYPEIVVRAVEDERESSSANPNGIEFDNLYLDMNGIIHPCFHPEDQIFPPTTFEEVFNNMYEYIDRIFSIVRPRKLLYMAIDGVAPRAKMNQQRRRRFQTAKDNEIAEAEEQRLRRQFEMEGKPLVPKQESQVSDPNIITPGTVFMHEVSKALQQYICSRMKHEAGWKDLKVILSDSNVPGEGEHKIMSFIRLQRSLPDYNPNTLHCLYGLDADLIMLALATHEVHFSILREDVLTLEQRGSCESAVETKTSPPKANSSLFLHVWILREYLELDMKISDPPEKLKEINFERIGAIDLLMTVYKKEFKNIGGYMVDMERIEEKKGSFVKLKRVEKFILLVGTYEEKIFKKRMALRDSKLRWLLCENSDIFTNNEEDQSCNLEIGSTNRGCTSPSGKARSSSSVENLGTSSGTEYLITDKSEMFALLFLKHSSARSLDLLLVNATLATFYTKEMKKRLKENIRAKSDLWRSGSLGIDRVRLGHPGWKERYYKEKCSCDTSQGIESTRKELVQKYTEGLLWVLQYYFSGVPSWTWFYPYHYGPFASDFKGLSRVKGKFERGSPFKPFDQLMGVLPPSSAHALPKAYQPLMIDEDSNIIDFYNTNFEVDTDGKRFIWQGICKLPFIDEARLLAETRKLEKELEDQEAVRNARSFDQLFLRFSDKLRLFYTEQVSCRKPNKTAKIDSNFSLGINGYICFDNNGLNMMNSTCLDKNLENIQEDDVISMLYEVPNGCLHIPRPLEGTIFPFKTITEADIEETLLWHEYKGSKPPVKFRGHEGFGPAINRLKSKACGSSTISAASGLNVARAGSSTRSEDHNPLILRCSGNFRSETHNQMNRVVGSRAQLQGIQDLKISENRHGLASYGRDHQSTNNFCPSKHPSTYNKSVAFDHASTRWQRGSIEHTNITWKDSLHTTTGNGQGSDRWQKGSTNVTDPPCRHISYAAAVTSMKPPARDKSFPNRW